From one Candidatus Nanopelagicales bacterium genomic stretch:
- a CDS encoding DUF2510 domain-containing protein, whose product MDRAVLYCKIGTNNVGVVPPGASGVLIADDAGVTPHRGHLAKTPLMQLPWSSPGLIVQAASEARRVTVSVTALRVGTVGDARATLQMRDGEKYAVVELTGEQGEWLDYYISAARPAQQSPPAGWWPDPDGSGRQRFWDGHNWTEHFA is encoded by the coding sequence GTGGACAGGGCGGTCCTGTACTGCAAGATCGGGACGAACAACGTCGGCGTGGTGCCGCCGGGAGCGTCCGGCGTCCTGATCGCCGACGACGCAGGCGTCACCCCCCACCGAGGTCACCTCGCCAAGACACCGCTGATGCAACTGCCGTGGTCGTCTCCCGGTCTGATCGTGCAGGCGGCTTCGGAGGCCCGGCGTGTGACGGTGAGCGTGACCGCCCTCCGAGTCGGCACCGTCGGCGATGCTCGGGCGACGCTACAGATGCGCGACGGCGAGAAGTACGCGGTGGTCGAGCTGACCGGGGAGCAGGGCGAGTGGCTCGACTACTACATCTCAGCCGCCCGACCCGCCCAGCAGTCCCCGCCTGCAGGGTGGTGGCCGGACCCCGACGGCTCGGGACGCCAGCGGTTCTGGGACGGCCACAACTGGACTGAGCACTTCGCCTGA
- a CDS encoding META domain-containing protein, producing MSTRRRSVTVLLAVLGLGALALAACADGSGAGSRDTANAPLELEGTSWVLVGRAGDSGTVDAVAEPAATLRFAAEGALSGSTGCNRFAGTYTQQGADVRIDLGPMTLAGCTSEELDAQERAVLAALPNVRTALASGGRLDLVDADGAVLLTYAPGTTDLVGTSWVATGINNGAGAVVGTADTGKVTLAFGSDGTVSGSGGCNSFTGPYTLGGPDELTVGPVASTMKACQPESVMETEAQYFAALAKVVLYEVDGSTLTLRGEDGAAQVVLRSA from the coding sequence GTGAGTACCCGACGCCGGTCCGTGACAGTCCTGCTCGCCGTGCTGGGCCTGGGCGCGCTCGCCCTGGCCGCCTGTGCAGACGGGTCCGGTGCCGGCTCGCGGGACACCGCGAACGCCCCGCTGGAGCTCGAGGGGACCTCGTGGGTCCTGGTCGGGCGCGCCGGGGACTCCGGGACGGTCGACGCGGTGGCGGAACCGGCCGCCACCCTGCGGTTCGCCGCGGAGGGCGCGCTCAGTGGGTCGACCGGATGCAACCGGTTCGCCGGCACCTACACGCAGCAGGGAGCTGACGTCCGCATCGATCTCGGGCCGATGACGCTGGCCGGCTGCACCTCCGAGGAGCTCGACGCCCAGGAGCGGGCCGTCCTCGCCGCGCTGCCGAACGTGCGGACGGCCTTGGCCAGCGGCGGTCGACTGGACCTGGTCGACGCGGACGGCGCCGTCCTGTTGACGTACGCACCCGGCACCACCGACCTGGTCGGCACCTCCTGGGTGGCGACCGGGATCAACAACGGGGCGGGCGCGGTGGTGGGGACGGCGGACACCGGCAAGGTGACGCTGGCCTTCGGTTCCGACGGGACGGTGTCCGGCTCCGGCGGCTGCAACAGCTTCACCGGCCCCTACACGCTCGGCGGCCCGGACGAGCTGACCGTCGGTCCCGTCGCATCGACCATGAAGGCCTGTCAGCCCGAGAGCGTGATGGAGACCGAGGCGCAGTACTTCGCTGCCCTCGCGAAGGTCGTGCTGTACGAGGTGGACGGAAGCACGCTGACCCTGCGTGGCGAGGACGGCGCCGCCCAGGTCGTGCTTCGCAGCGCCTGA
- a CDS encoding phage major capsid protein: MPYLDTLVAERRALWRDIKRMLDRAEQEHRNLTAPEESRYARATDELALLDERIEQVRSQQTRTEEAVAALAGITGRSPDMPVPTTFTFPSGGDIRTWATEQRAVDTSGITMPSPVSSQFWDRLRAESVVLSSGVRVLPVGEGGKLTVPGILTSATVAGVAESALIGDTAPVFADVELEPRKFAATVTASSEVLADSAGDLRAILGSDLTKQMAETLDKQMLDGDGTGQNLTGFLRAGTAGPSITTAPTADDLLDIVTAYEGNDGPAGTGRWFMHPTVWAAVRALTATGSGEYLLGSLGAGPGRSLVGYPVSVSTNVPATKLALVDTEQVVVGQSMGAVVDVSTDVRFSYDEVVLRIRARVDIGVRDTTGVIVSAIS; the protein is encoded by the coding sequence ATGCCCTACCTCGACACCCTCGTCGCCGAACGTCGCGCCCTGTGGCGCGACATCAAGCGCATGCTCGACCGCGCCGAGCAGGAGCACCGCAACCTGACCGCGCCCGAGGAGTCCCGCTACGCGCGCGCCACCGACGAGCTCGCCCTGCTCGACGAGCGGATCGAACAGGTCCGCAGCCAGCAGACGCGCACCGAGGAGGCCGTCGCCGCCCTGGCCGGCATCACCGGGAGGAGTCCCGACATGCCCGTCCCCACCACCTTCACCTTCCCCAGCGGCGGCGACATCCGCACCTGGGCCACCGAGCAGCGCGCCGTCGACACCTCCGGCATCACGATGCCCTCGCCGGTGTCGTCGCAGTTCTGGGACCGGCTGCGCGCCGAGTCCGTCGTCCTGTCCTCCGGCGTGCGCGTCCTGCCCGTCGGCGAGGGCGGCAAGCTCACCGTGCCCGGCATCCTCACCTCGGCCACCGTCGCCGGCGTCGCGGAGTCCGCGCTCATCGGCGACACCGCGCCGGTGTTCGCCGACGTCGAGCTGGAGCCGCGGAAGTTCGCCGCCACCGTCACCGCGTCCAGCGAGGTGCTCGCCGACTCCGCCGGCGACCTGCGCGCCATCCTCGGCTCCGACCTCACCAAGCAGATGGCCGAGACGCTGGACAAGCAGATGCTCGACGGCGACGGCACCGGCCAGAACCTCACCGGGTTCCTCCGCGCCGGCACCGCCGGGCCGAGCATCACCACCGCCCCCACCGCCGACGACCTGCTCGACATCGTCACCGCCTACGAGGGCAACGACGGACCCGCCGGCACCGGCCGCTGGTTCATGCACCCCACCGTGTGGGCCGCCGTGCGGGCGCTGACCGCCACCGGCTCGGGGGAGTACCTGCTCGGCAGCCTGGGCGCCGGCCCCGGCCGCTCCCTGGTCGGCTACCCGGTCAGCGTGTCCACCAACGTGCCGGCCACCAAGCTCGCCCTGGTCGACACCGAGCAGGTCGTCGTCGGGCAGTCGATGGGCGCGGTCGTCGACGTGTCCACCGACGTCCGGTTCAGCTACGACGAGGTCGTGCTGCGGATCCGGGCACGCGTCGACATCGGGGTGCGCGACACCACCGGCGTCATTGTGTCCGCGATCAGCTAG
- a CDS encoding site-specific integrase, translating into MATKAKRRARRAPGAGRLRQLPSGRWQARFTGPDGVMRPARETYDTKMDAQAWLENQARDVDRGVWAPPEPTADRGQTLRDYSASWLAARELKPSTRALYRDLLDERILPDLGDVALDRLTSATVRTWHARLPADAPTARAHAYSLLRSIMSTAVEDDLVAANPCKVRGAGTARRKIDPRPATLPELEVIVANVPDRYRAMVLLAAWCGLRFGELTELRRGDVDTKAGVLRIRRGVSRAGGEYVVGTPKTRAGVRDVAIPPHLLPAVGHHLDAHTGPEPDALLFGAARRGGHMAPSALFKVYYPAREKAGRPDLRFHDLRHTGATLAAATGATLAELMARLGHSTPQAAMIYQHAAADRDKAIAESLSGFAGATVVPLRPRKQRKGA; encoded by the coding sequence ATGGCGACGAAGGCGAAGCGGAGGGCACGTCGTGCCCCTGGCGCGGGGCGGCTGCGGCAGCTGCCCAGCGGTCGCTGGCAGGCCCGGTTCACCGGACCCGACGGCGTCATGCGCCCGGCCCGCGAGACGTACGACACCAAGATGGACGCGCAGGCGTGGCTGGAGAACCAGGCCCGCGACGTCGACCGCGGGGTGTGGGCACCGCCGGAGCCGACCGCCGACCGCGGCCAGACCCTGCGCGACTACTCCGCGTCCTGGCTGGCCGCCCGCGAGCTGAAGCCCTCGACCCGTGCCCTGTACCGCGACCTGCTCGACGAGCGGATCCTGCCCGACCTCGGCGACGTGGCCCTGGACCGGCTGACCTCGGCGACCGTGCGGACGTGGCACGCCCGGCTGCCCGCCGACGCGCCCACCGCGCGGGCGCACGCCTACTCGCTGCTGCGGTCGATCATGTCCACCGCGGTCGAGGACGACCTCGTCGCGGCGAACCCGTGCAAGGTCCGCGGCGCGGGCACCGCCCGGCGCAAGATCGACCCCCGGCCGGCCACCCTGCCCGAGCTGGAGGTCATCGTTGCCAACGTGCCCGACCGCTACCGGGCGATGGTGCTGCTCGCGGCCTGGTGCGGCCTGCGGTTCGGCGAGCTGACCGAGCTGCGCCGCGGCGACGTTGACACCAAGGCCGGTGTCCTGCGGATCCGCCGCGGGGTGTCCCGCGCCGGCGGCGAGTACGTCGTCGGGACCCCGAAGACCAGGGCCGGGGTCCGCGACGTGGCGATCCCGCCGCACCTGCTGCCCGCGGTCGGACACCACCTCGACGCGCACACCGGCCCGGAGCCGGACGCGCTGCTGTTCGGCGCGGCACGCCGCGGCGGCCACATGGCCCCCTCGGCCCTGTTCAAGGTCTACTACCCGGCCCGGGAGAAGGCCGGCCGCCCGGACCTCAGGTTCCACGACCTGCGCCACACCGGCGCGACCTTGGCCGCGGCGACCGGGGCCACCTTGGCCGAGCTGATGGCCCGGCTGGGCCACTCCACCCCGCAGGCCGCCATGATCTACCAGCACGCCGCCGCGGACCGCGACAAGGCGATTGCGGAGTCCCTGTCGGGCTTCGCCGGCGCCACCGTGGTGCCGCTGCGGCCGCGGAAGCAGCGCAAGGGAGCCTGA
- a CDS encoding DUF2127 domain-containing protein has translation MDEAPTGTRGVDWSLRGCARHGHVTYEPTDDDAAVASLRARTDSGDLWRCLRCGAYVPGPPTTSGPLADAPRVPRGVEIRDAVVIKVLAAERALRALVFVAAAFAVWRYQDHIMGFADFVRDELPALQPGAEQIGWNLDHSWVSTLAERVADLGPSAYVTASGLLVAYAVLLGTESFGLLSGRRWGEYFSVVSTSVFLPTEVLDIAHHVTWFNVGLFLFNLAAVAWLVWTKYLFGVRGGEAAYRQAHHAEAILPAPAEVTEASAG, from the coding sequence ATGGACGAGGCACCCACCGGCACCCGCGGAGTCGACTGGTCCCTGCGCGGCTGCGCCCGGCACGGGCACGTCACCTACGAGCCGACGGACGACGATGCCGCCGTCGCGTCGCTACGAGCCCGCACCGATTCCGGCGACCTGTGGCGGTGCCTGCGCTGCGGCGCCTACGTCCCCGGACCACCGACCACGAGCGGTCCGCTCGCGGACGCCCCGCGGGTGCCGCGCGGGGTCGAGATCCGCGACGCGGTCGTCATCAAGGTGCTGGCCGCCGAGCGGGCGCTGCGCGCCCTGGTCTTCGTCGCCGCGGCGTTCGCGGTGTGGCGATACCAGGACCACATCATGGGGTTCGCCGACTTCGTCCGCGACGAGCTGCCCGCACTGCAGCCCGGCGCCGAGCAGATCGGGTGGAACCTGGACCACTCCTGGGTGTCCACCCTGGCCGAGCGGGTCGCCGACCTAGGCCCGTCGGCGTACGTGACCGCCTCGGGGCTGCTGGTGGCGTACGCGGTGCTACTGGGGACCGAGTCCTTCGGGCTGCTGTCCGGCCGGCGCTGGGGCGAGTACTTCTCGGTGGTCTCGACCAGCGTGTTCCTGCCCACCGAGGTGCTGGACATCGCGCACCACGTCACCTGGTTCAACGTCGGCCTGTTCCTGTTCAACCTGGCCGCGGTTGCCTGGCTGGTGTGGACGAAGTACCTGTTCGGGGTCCGCGGCGGCGAGGCGGCCTACCGGCAGGCCCACCACGCCGAGGCGATCCTCCCCGCGCCTGCTGAGGTCACCGAGGCGAGCGCGGGCTGA
- a CDS encoding Ig-like domain-containing protein, whose product MRRFVGSLALTSALGLTVAVAVVPASSAAGESDGPPGGAPAKAAAVSDAGRGLPPPPADILDPDPALMGGASWSVSPTVIHPGETFSVRVRATSHSYFAVAPVSGGWLPSTQCRESGTGPVLSVCQHRAIASEYFRDPYWIPVTISFLAVPRPCDPTESCGTVARRFVAVVPSGRSVLWGTVVDREGHGVGGVTVVLRGAGSTWSVRTDQHGAYSALVPIGTYTVTPSGSWDPASRVVRLPSGGARADFRAAVAELDFDIEGSHLVAGLDWTTAAATGLVWRAGAVRAHTARGSPLAGSVVQLDAPYWDGAAPGSQPAPRIAVCDAGTARPLFAAGDRAERVTDGRGEVDFTVMFGSEPGTALFHARLKDDVTALDVERLGQTGATTGPSAPDITTPMQNAARLGLPAPPLFAISAASLQATLTEWWLGYRAGDDVGPQRMLPAGDFVPIRTRDNRSGALAFYPAGNPGPLRSHLAGGAALPSDYPTLVLAFRQVPIDPQGRLLQWQVRLDRLPTLTEWEAENGPATDGFLLSGAGLGNTGWLGGPLPPSVVDRAARVAYGRCVPGAAPPTTVVEIHSPVRLTTGEGSGAFTVAGGGSGPVTYVVPGTRQTLSLSGTGAGMASVVVRTDTAVAVYTFASRPGATGQLRLGTGGDASGLTFAGRPVTAAPGVRLRLSGLPKTLRAGRAVTVRVLVRDEFGLPAAGAVIAARGPGVATTVLADGSGRARLGLRPRARGAVTVTATALSARPSRARIPVR is encoded by the coding sequence ATGCGTCGTTTCGTCGGATCCCTGGCCCTGACCTCCGCCCTCGGGCTGACCGTGGCAGTGGCGGTCGTTCCAGCCTCGTCTGCCGCGGGGGAGTCGGACGGCCCGCCCGGTGGCGCGCCGGCAAAGGCTGCCGCGGTATCGGATGCCGGCCGGGGTCTCCCGCCGCCACCCGCGGACATCCTCGACCCGGACCCCGCCCTGATGGGCGGCGCCAGCTGGTCGGTCTCCCCCACGGTCATCCATCCGGGTGAGACCTTCAGCGTGCGGGTCCGGGCGACCAGCCACAGCTACTTCGCCGTCGCGCCGGTGTCGGGCGGTTGGCTGCCGTCGACGCAGTGCCGTGAGTCGGGGACCGGGCCCGTCCTCTCGGTGTGCCAGCATCGTGCGATCGCGTCCGAGTACTTCCGCGACCCGTACTGGATCCCCGTCACGATCTCGTTCCTGGCCGTGCCGCGCCCCTGCGACCCCACGGAGTCGTGCGGGACCGTCGCCCGTCGGTTCGTGGCAGTGGTGCCCTCGGGTCGGTCCGTGCTGTGGGGAACGGTCGTCGACCGCGAGGGCCACGGCGTCGGCGGGGTCACGGTGGTGCTGCGCGGTGCAGGCTCGACGTGGTCGGTCCGAACCGACCAGCACGGCGCCTACTCGGCGCTCGTTCCGATCGGCACGTACACCGTGACGCCGTCGGGGTCGTGGGACCCGGCGTCCCGGGTCGTCCGGCTGCCGTCGGGAGGTGCCCGGGCCGACTTCCGGGCAGCGGTCGCGGAGCTCGACTTCGACATCGAGGGCAGCCACCTGGTCGCCGGGCTGGACTGGACCACGGCCGCCGCCACCGGACTGGTCTGGCGCGCCGGTGCGGTGCGGGCACACACCGCCCGCGGGTCCCCCCTGGCCGGGAGTGTCGTACAGCTGGACGCCCCCTACTGGGACGGCGCGGCGCCGGGCAGCCAGCCGGCGCCGCGGATCGCCGTCTGCGACGCCGGCACGGCCAGGCCGTTGTTCGCGGCCGGCGACCGGGCCGAGCGGGTCACGGACGGCCGGGGCGAGGTGGACTTCACCGTGATGTTCGGCAGCGAGCCGGGCACCGCCCTGTTCCATGCGCGACTGAAGGACGACGTGACCGCGCTGGACGTCGAACGGCTCGGGCAGACCGGCGCAACGACCGGCCCCTCCGCGCCCGACATCACCACGCCGATGCAGAACGCCGCGCGGCTGGGCCTACCGGCGCCGCCGTTGTTCGCGATCTCGGCGGCGTCCCTGCAGGCGACGCTGACGGAGTGGTGGCTGGGGTATCGCGCCGGTGACGACGTCGGGCCGCAGCGGATGCTGCCGGCCGGCGACTTCGTCCCGATCCGCACCCGCGACAACCGGTCCGGCGCGCTGGCGTTCTACCCCGCGGGCAATCCCGGGCCGCTGCGCAGCCACCTCGCCGGCGGGGCTGCGCTGCCGTCGGACTACCCCACCCTGGTCCTCGCCTTCCGGCAGGTGCCGATCGATCCGCAGGGCCGGCTGTTGCAGTGGCAGGTCCGTCTCGACCGGCTCCCGACCCTGACCGAGTGGGAGGCGGAGAACGGTCCCGCGACGGACGGGTTCCTGCTCTCCGGCGCCGGACTGGGGAACACCGGGTGGCTCGGCGGACCCCTCCCGCCGAGCGTCGTCGACCGGGCCGCCCGGGTGGCCTACGGACGCTGCGTGCCCGGCGCCGCACCGCCGACCACGGTCGTCGAGATCCACTCCCCGGTCCGCCTCACCACCGGGGAGGGCAGCGGCGCGTTCACCGTGGCCGGAGGAGGGTCGGGCCCTGTGACGTACGTGGTCCCAGGCACCCGCCAGACGCTGTCGCTGTCCGGCACCGGCGCGGGCATGGCCTCGGTGGTCGTGCGCACCGACACCGCGGTGGCCGTGTACACGTTCGCCTCCCGGCCCGGGGCGACGGGGCAACTGCGTCTCGGCACGGGCGGCGATGCGTCGGGGCTGACCTTCGCCGGCCGACCCGTGACCGCGGCCCCGGGCGTGCGACTGCGGCTCTCGGGCCTGCCGAAGACCCTGCGCGCAGGTCGAGCCGTCACGGTACGGGTGCTCGTCCGGGACGAGTTCGGGCTGCCGGCCGCAGGGGCCGTGATCGCCGCGCGCGGCCCCGGCGTCGCGACCACGGTGCTCGCCGACGGCTCCGGTCGGGCCCGGCTCGGCCTTCGCCCGCGCGCGCGTGGTGCGGTGACGGTCACCGCGACCGCACTGTCCGCACGGCCCTCCCGGGCGCGGATACCGGTGCGGTGA
- a CDS encoding PQQ-dependent sugar dehydrogenase: protein MALPVATPPPVALSFTQVGAGFEQPVQVLAAPGRLARLLVVERAGRVRVFRPGTGIQSQPYLDLTARVHSEGGEQGLLGLAFDPRFPTNGWVYVAFTRADGGLVLGRLTVRDRLRNPTADPRTLRTLLVVPHPTFTNHNGGSIAFTRKGYLLLGTGDGGGAGDPGDNARNPRSLSGKVLRLDVARRCPPKPYCVPPSNPFRGGAKGAPEVYLWGLRNPWRMSVDPATGDLWVGDVGQGRWEEVNRVPGGSRGRQLAWPCLGGEEQFDAARCPSRFGPSLLRPTAVFCHPDGVEGCAADRAGESVTGGYVYRGRAFRDLLGGAYVAGDFVTGNVWTVRGTAVSLVGSLPGVTSFGEDRSRELWAVTLAGGLHRMSASAGPT from the coding sequence ATGGCGCTGCCGGTCGCCACTCCCCCACCGGTCGCGCTGTCGTTCACCCAGGTCGGCGCCGGGTTCGAGCAGCCGGTCCAGGTGCTGGCCGCGCCCGGGCGCCTCGCCCGGCTCTTGGTGGTCGAGCGCGCCGGCAGGGTGCGGGTCTTCCGACCCGGCACCGGCATCCAGTCTCAGCCCTACCTCGACCTCACGGCGCGCGTGCACTCCGAGGGGGGCGAGCAAGGCCTGCTGGGGCTGGCGTTCGACCCCCGCTTCCCCACGAACGGGTGGGTGTACGTGGCGTTCACCCGTGCCGACGGCGGCCTCGTCCTGGGGCGGCTGACGGTGCGGGACCGGCTGCGCAACCCGACCGCCGACCCGCGCACGCTACGCACGCTCCTCGTCGTCCCGCACCCCACGTTCACCAACCACAACGGCGGGAGCATCGCCTTCACCCGCAAGGGCTACCTCCTGCTCGGCACCGGTGACGGCGGCGGTGCCGGGGACCCGGGGGACAACGCGCGCAATCCCCGTTCCCTGAGCGGCAAGGTGCTGCGTCTCGACGTCGCCCGTCGGTGCCCGCCGAAGCCCTACTGCGTGCCGCCGTCGAACCCGTTCCGAGGCGGTGCCAAGGGCGCCCCCGAGGTGTACCTGTGGGGGCTGCGCAACCCCTGGCGGATGTCGGTCGACCCCGCCACGGGGGACCTGTGGGTGGGTGACGTGGGGCAGGGCCGATGGGAGGAGGTCAACCGGGTCCCCGGTGGCAGCCGCGGCCGCCAGCTGGCCTGGCCGTGCCTGGGGGGCGAGGAGCAGTTCGACGCCGCACGCTGCCCGTCACGGTTCGGACCGTCCCTGCTGCGCCCGACGGCGGTCTTCTGCCATCCGGACGGCGTGGAGGGGTGCGCCGCCGATCGGGCCGGCGAGTCGGTCACCGGGGGCTACGTCTACCGGGGTCGTGCGTTCCGGGACCTGCTCGGCGGCGCCTACGTCGCCGGGGACTTCGTGACCGGCAACGTCTGGACGGTCCGAGGCACGGCGGTCTCCCTCGTCGGATCACTCCCGGGTGTCACCTCGTTCGGCGAGGACCGGAGCAGGGAGCTATGGGCGGTCACCCTCGCCGGCGGCCTGCACCGGATGTCCGCGAGCGCGGGTCCCACGTAG
- the thrS gene encoding threonine--tRNA ligase has protein sequence MSDLSITVLDAGESRSQAVAEGVTAADVVGADRAVVVARINGDLRDLATPLAEGDVVEAVRVDSPEGLAVLRHSTAHVLAQAVQDLFPEAKLGIGPPVKDGFYYDFDVETPFTPDDLARLEKRMQEILKSGQRFSRRVVSDAEAREELAGEPYKLRLIGSEGGADVMEVGGAELTIYDNLDGKSGERCWGDLCRGPHVPTTRYIAPNAVKLMRTAAAYWLGDQRNEQLQRVYGTAWPSKDELRAYLTFLEEAEKRDHRRLGAELDLFSFPEQIGSGLAVFHPKGGVVRRVMEDYSRRRHEEAGYEFVNSPHITKGALFEQSGHLDWYAEGMYPPMHLDADVDGDGNVRRQGADYYLKPMNCPMHNLIFGARGRSYRELPLRLFEFGTVYRYEKSGVVQGLTRARGFTQDDAHIYCTKEQMADELDRLLTFVLDLLRDYGLDDFYLELSTRDPEKSIGTDSAWEEATETLRLAAEKQQLDLVLDEGGAAFYGPKISVQAKDAIGRTWQMSTIQVDFNLPERFDLEYQAADGTRQRPVMIHRALFGSIERFFGVLLEHYAGAFPPWLAPVQVVGIPITDAHVDYLRDVADRLRAAGVRVEVDSSDDRMQKKIRNAQRQKVPYMLIAGDDDVAKGAVSFRYRNGEQRNGVPIDEAVAEVVGAVERRIQV, from the coding sequence GTGTCCGACCTGTCCATCACCGTGCTCGACGCCGGGGAGTCCCGGTCGCAGGCCGTGGCGGAGGGGGTCACGGCCGCCGACGTGGTCGGGGCCGACCGGGCCGTCGTCGTCGCACGGATCAACGGCGACCTGCGCGACCTGGCCACCCCGCTGGCCGAGGGCGACGTGGTCGAGGCGGTCCGGGTGGACTCCCCGGAGGGGCTGGCGGTCCTGCGGCACTCCACGGCGCACGTCCTGGCCCAGGCCGTGCAGGACCTCTTCCCCGAGGCCAAGCTGGGCATCGGCCCGCCGGTGAAGGACGGCTTCTACTACGACTTCGACGTCGAGACCCCGTTCACCCCCGACGACCTGGCCCGCCTGGAGAAGCGGATGCAGGAGATCCTCAAGTCGGGCCAGCGGTTCTCCCGGCGCGTCGTCAGCGACGCGGAGGCCCGCGAGGAGCTCGCCGGCGAGCCGTACAAGCTGCGCCTGATCGGCTCCGAGGGCGGTGCCGACGTCATGGAGGTCGGCGGGGCCGAGCTCACCATCTACGACAATCTCGACGGGAAGTCGGGGGAGCGCTGCTGGGGAGACCTGTGCCGCGGCCCGCACGTCCCGACCACCCGCTACATCGCCCCCAACGCGGTCAAGCTCATGCGCACCGCCGCCGCGTACTGGCTCGGCGACCAGCGCAACGAGCAGCTGCAGCGGGTCTACGGGACCGCGTGGCCGAGCAAGGACGAGCTGCGCGCGTACCTCACGTTCCTGGAGGAGGCCGAGAAGCGGGACCACCGCCGCCTCGGCGCCGAGCTCGACCTGTTCTCGTTCCCCGAGCAGATCGGCTCCGGGCTGGCCGTCTTCCATCCGAAGGGTGGCGTGGTCCGCCGGGTGATGGAGGACTACTCGCGCCGCCGGCACGAGGAGGCCGGGTACGAGTTCGTCAACAGCCCGCACATCACCAAGGGCGCGCTGTTCGAGCAGTCCGGCCACCTCGACTGGTACGCCGAGGGCATGTACCCCCCCATGCACCTCGACGCCGACGTGGACGGCGACGGCAACGTGCGCCGGCAGGGCGCGGACTACTACCTCAAGCCGATGAACTGCCCCATGCACAACCTGATCTTCGGCGCGCGCGGCCGGTCCTACCGGGAGCTGCCGCTGCGGCTGTTCGAGTTCGGGACCGTCTACCGGTACGAGAAGTCCGGGGTGGTGCAGGGCCTGACCCGGGCCCGCGGCTTCACCCAGGACGACGCGCACATCTACTGCACCAAGGAGCAGATGGCCGACGAGCTGGACCGGCTGCTCACGTTCGTGCTGGACCTGCTGCGCGATTACGGCCTGGACGACTTCTACCTGGAGCTGTCGACCCGCGACCCCGAGAAGAGCATCGGCACGGACTCGGCGTGGGAGGAGGCGACCGAAACCCTGCGGCTGGCCGCGGAGAAGCAGCAGCTGGACCTGGTGCTGGACGAGGGCGGGGCCGCGTTCTACGGGCCGAAGATCTCGGTGCAGGCCAAGGACGCCATCGGCCGCACCTGGCAGATGTCGACGATCCAGGTGGACTTCAACCTGCCGGAGCGGTTCGACCTGGAGTACCAGGCCGCCGACGGCACCCGGCAGCGGCCGGTCATGATCCACCGGGCCCTGTTCGGGTCGATCGAGCGGTTCTTCGGCGTGCTGCTGGAGCACTACGCGGGCGCGTTCCCGCCCTGGCTGGCTCCGGTGCAGGTGGTCGGCATCCCCATCACCGACGCGCACGTGGACTACCTGCGCGACGTCGCCGACCGGCTGCGCGCCGCCGGGGTCCGCGTCGAGGTGGACTCCTCCGACGACCGGATGCAGAAGAAGATCCGCAACGCGCAGCGGCAGAAGGTGCCGTACATGCTCATCGCCGGCGACGACGACGTCGCCAAGGGCGCGGTGTCGTTCCGCTACCGCAACGGCGAGCAGCGCAACGGCGTGCCGATCGACGAGGCGGTGGCCGAGGTCGTCGGCGCGGTCGAGCGCCGGATCCAGGTCTGA
- a CDS encoding neutral zinc metallopeptidase — protein sequence MNPKVPLLSLCALLLAACGSPAASSTTGPDTGGVTASSPAPADVAAANEPADDSAAGEQGAFDPAGCPVDEGYEAALGCYLDLAVGSLDLTWGDALPIDDVPYESPDLQVFDAKVNTACGKATADDGPFYCPDDATIYLQRDFMVSVGEQAGAQGPYSGVIVLAHEWGHHVQSLLGIDDVFLADQAQVFGSDNAASVRNELMADCFAGWWSAQAFISEQFPIEESDVEDALLTLAEVGDDFDAQMEGSAVDPDTFDHGTVDQRTSWLAAGFDAGTVGDDPLLACDTFTITAP from the coding sequence ATGAACCCGAAGGTGCCGCTCCTGTCGCTGTGCGCGCTCCTGCTGGCCGCCTGCGGGTCCCCGGCAGCGTCGTCGACGACCGGCCCCGACACCGGCGGGGTCACGGCGTCGTCCCCCGCGCCAGCGGACGTTGCCGCCGCCAACGAGCCGGCGGACGACTCCGCCGCGGGCGAGCAGGGAGCCTTCGACCCGGCCGGCTGCCCGGTGGACGAGGGGTACGAGGCCGCGCTCGGCTGCTACCTGGACCTCGCGGTCGGCTCGCTGGACCTGACCTGGGGTGACGCGCTGCCGATCGACGACGTCCCCTACGAGTCCCCGGACCTCCAGGTGTTTGACGCCAAGGTGAACACCGCGTGTGGCAAGGCCACCGCGGACGACGGGCCCTTCTACTGCCCCGACGACGCGACCATCTACCTGCAGCGGGACTTCATGGTCTCCGTCGGGGAGCAGGCGGGCGCCCAGGGCCCGTACTCGGGGGTGATCGTCCTCGCGCACGAGTGGGGCCACCACGTGCAGAGCCTGCTCGGCATCGACGACGTCTTCCTCGCCGACCAGGCACAGGTGTTCGGCAGTGACAACGCCGCCTCCGTCCGCAACGAGCTCATGGCGGACTGCTTCGCCGGGTGGTGGTCCGCCCAGGCCTTCATCTCCGAGCAGTTCCCCATCGAGGAGAGCGACGTCGAGGACGCACTGCTCACCCTGGCCGAGGTCGGCGACGACTTCGACGCGCAGATGGAGGGATCGGCGGTCGACCCGGACACCTTCGACCACGGAACGGTGGACCAGCGCACCAGCTGGCTGGCTGCGGGGTTCGACGCCGGCACAGTCGGGGACGACCCGTTGCTGGCCTGCGACACCTTCACGATCACCGCTCCCTGA